The proteins below come from a single Benincasa hispida cultivar B227 chromosome 4, ASM972705v1, whole genome shotgun sequence genomic window:
- the LOC120075491 gene encoding uncharacterized protein LOC120075491 has protein sequence MGTIKRSKSSSERQNWEKIFSALVRMLETQQKQLETLVKERKLLEDRIRMQHNRWISDTRLYEDFICQLKGDLVLRDRERSLEASKLDLNMSLKQRDSFLCQIISEYTNDELQDFKELFSLLSTKITDPSDVTSRSSLHSGKSNERKRNSKTLNIEVQRLQNANEKLQSERSSEVTALLAEKTFVWNQYNIMENDYKSKLRHERTEVELACTKIENLLANMERLQSLNDEKDCTIGALESKLEKMGIDSRKLNDEISRISHELEVLRKHNGASVTPMLNRCTSGYRIFGFGVKEKEKGSGNNIIVRKKASSETRKLEYDETDRRMAKIPSMASRGLGGGVMEAKACSAHPCFHAGPLLSLINQPISP, from the exons ATGGGCACGATTAAACGATCGAAATCCTCTTCTGAACGCCAAAATTGGGAGAAAATCTTCAGCGCTTTGGTTCGGATGCTAGAGACTCAACAGAAACAGCTCGAAACTCTCGTTAAAGAGCGAAAACTTCTTGAAGATCGCATCCGAATGCAACACAATCGGTGGATCTCAGATACTCGTCTTTACGAAGATTTTATCTGCCAG TTGAAAGGGGATTTGGTTTTACGAGATAGGGAACGCTCCCTCGAGGCATCAAAGTTAGATTTGAACATGAGTTTGAAACAGAGAGACAGTTTCCTTTGTCAAATCATATCAG AATACACGAACGACGAGTTGCAAGATTTCAAAGAATTATTTAGCCTGCTCTCTACTAAAATCACCGATCCATCT GATGTTACTTCAAGAAGCTCATTGCATAGTGGAAAATCTAACGAAAGAAAACGAAATTCTAAAACCTTGAATATCGAGGTACAGAGATTACAAAATGCAAATGAAAAGCTTCAATCAGAAAGGAGTTCTGAGGTAACTGCACTTCTGGCAGAGAAGACGTTTGTATGGAATCAGTACAACATTATGGAGAATGACTACAAAAGTAAATTAAGGCATGAGCGTACAGAAGTTGAACTAGCATGTACAAAGATTGAAAATCTTCTTGCTAATATGGAACGACTTCAATCTTTGAATGATGAAAAAGATTGTACAATTGGAGCCTTAGAAAGCAAGTTGGAAAAGATGGGGATTGATTCTAGAAAATTGAATGATGAAATTTCTAGAATCTCACATGAACTGGAAGTCTTAAGAAAGCATAATGGTGCATCAGTTACACCTATGTTAAACCGATGCACATCTGGCTATAGAATATTTGGCTTCggagtgaaggaaaaagagaagggTAGTGGTAATAACATCATTGTGAGGAAAAAAGCATCTTCCGAGACCAGAAAG cttgaataTGATGAAACAGATAGAAGAATGGCCAAGATTCCAAGTATGGCAAGCAGAGGCCTTGGTGGTGGAGTTATGGAAGCCAAGGCTTGTTCTGCCCATCCTTGTTTCCATGCTGGCCCTCTTCTTTCTCTTATAAACCAACCCATTTCTCCCTAG